From the genome of Macrobrachium nipponense isolate FS-2020 chromosome 43, ASM1510439v2, whole genome shotgun sequence, one region includes:
- the LOC135214001 gene encoding inhibitor of growth protein 1-like isoform X2 — translation MTGGGQQQLRKVMSDPVEKMLNQAALEALYSATYVDNFLDTVENLPDEVQREISSMRELDVRYQALLQDMEGLRGQLEGELDSISLKRIMVQIQDKLISTQEIGDDKLQIVQHILDIIENRQRQLELDYFGQEPEKPETSKEREPERASKRARRTRNENTANHNENSNDAPPVAHTEKVVAAKQGTTQKKTTKKKKRKARAEREREDSPTEIPIDPDEPTYCLCEQVSYGEMIGCDNDLCPIEWFHFSCVSLTNKPKGKWFCPKCRGDKPTVMKPRAQFLKELEKYNKEKEEKS, via the exons ATGACTGGTGGGGGCCAGCAGCAGCTGCGGAAAGTAATGAGCGACCCTGTGGAGAAGATGCTTAACCAGGCAGCTTTGGAGGCTTTGTATTCTGCTACATACGTCGACAATTTCctag ACACCGTGGAGAACTTACCGGACGAAGTACAGCGAGAGATATCCAGCATGAGAGAGCTGGATGTCCGATATCAAG CCCTCTTGCAAGATATGGAGGGTCTTCGAGGCCAGCTCGAGGGTGAgttggattctatctctctcAAACGTATCATGGTGCAGATCCAAGACAAACTTATATCAACCCAGGAGATTGGCGATGACAAACTTCAAATCGTACAGCATATCTTGGACATAATTGAGAACAGACAACGGCAGCTGGAGCTGGACT ACTTTGGCCAAGAACCAGAAAAACCAGAGACCTCAAAAgaaagagagccagagagagcGAGCAAGAGAGCGCGCCGTACGAGGAATGAAAACACAGCAAATCACAACGAAAACTCGAACGATGCTCCTCCTGTCGCCCATACAGAAAAAGTTGTCGCTGCCAAG caaGGAACCACTCAGAAGAAAaccacaaagaaaaagaaacggaAAGCCAGagcggaaagggagagagaagatTCGCCCACGGAAATTCCTATTGATCCTGATGAACCTACCTACTGTCTGTGTGAGCAG GTCTCTTACGGAGAGATGATTGGATGTGATAACGATCTGTGCCCTATAGAATGGTTCCACTTCTCCTGTGTCAGCTTGACGAACAAACCCAAGGGGAAGTGGTTCTGTCCGAAATGCAGAGGTGACAAACCCACCGTTATGAAGCCCCGCGCTCAGTTCTTGAAAGAACTGGAAAAGTACAataaagaaaaagaggagaaatcaTAA
- the LOC135214001 gene encoding inhibitor of growth protein 1-like isoform X1 — protein sequence MTGGGQQQLRKVMSDPVEKMLNQAALEALYSATYVDNFLDTVENLPDEVQREISSMRELDVRYQALLQDMEGLRGQLEGELDSISLKRIMVQIQDKLISTQEIGDDKLQIVQHILDIIENRQRQLELDCKNLDFGQEPEKPETSKEREPERASKRARRTRNENTANHNENSNDAPPVAHTEKVVAAKQGTTQKKTTKKKKRKARAEREREDSPTEIPIDPDEPTYCLCEQVSYGEMIGCDNDLCPIEWFHFSCVSLTNKPKGKWFCPKCRGDKPTVMKPRAQFLKELEKYNKEKEEKS from the exons ATGACTGGTGGGGGCCAGCAGCAGCTGCGGAAAGTAATGAGCGACCCTGTGGAGAAGATGCTTAACCAGGCAGCTTTGGAGGCTTTGTATTCTGCTACATACGTCGACAATTTCctag ACACCGTGGAGAACTTACCGGACGAAGTACAGCGAGAGATATCCAGCATGAGAGAGCTGGATGTCCGATATCAAG CCCTCTTGCAAGATATGGAGGGTCTTCGAGGCCAGCTCGAGGGTGAgttggattctatctctctcAAACGTATCATGGTGCAGATCCAAGACAAACTTATATCAACCCAGGAGATTGGCGATGACAAACTTCAAATCGTACAGCATATCTTGGACATAATTGAGAACAGACAACGGCAGCTGGAGCTGGACTGTAAGAATTTAG ACTTTGGCCAAGAACCAGAAAAACCAGAGACCTCAAAAgaaagagagccagagagagcGAGCAAGAGAGCGCGCCGTACGAGGAATGAAAACACAGCAAATCACAACGAAAACTCGAACGATGCTCCTCCTGTCGCCCATACAGAAAAAGTTGTCGCTGCCAAG caaGGAACCACTCAGAAGAAAaccacaaagaaaaagaaacggaAAGCCAGagcggaaagggagagagaagatTCGCCCACGGAAATTCCTATTGATCCTGATGAACCTACCTACTGTCTGTGTGAGCAG GTCTCTTACGGAGAGATGATTGGATGTGATAACGATCTGTGCCCTATAGAATGGTTCCACTTCTCCTGTGTCAGCTTGACGAACAAACCCAAGGGGAAGTGGTTCTGTCCGAAATGCAGAGGTGACAAACCCACCGTTATGAAGCCCCGCGCTCAGTTCTTGAAAGAACTGGAAAAGTACAataaagaaaaagaggagaaatcaTAA